From the Montipora capricornis isolate CH-2021 chromosome 2, ASM3666992v2, whole genome shotgun sequence genome, one window contains:
- the LOC138038526 gene encoding zinc finger protein 596-like isoform X2 yields MAYQYSSLARSLPQYLPPGCKFLSCHDAQNVLRSCSTFRLPNGTMVAPLGGELYQVVEVPANCDERCSLHQSRGTTPPSMALLTDNAVLLRNEWLRFRQLSEHDETSCFSDGASRLPVFLRDAHRCNCHLCVKTMYPNRLYENQLMHMKPHDMYCRLGQERFSPLLHKHKAESVDSPASVQFAVSLPPSSASLTSSQDEQRRQKQKRFQCMHCEKSFGKSSHLRDHIRTHTGDRPFRCQFCNKAFTQYSNLRTHTRIHTGEKPFKCHHCNKSFTQAVTLRSHTRTHTGDRPYHCKRCSKSFACFSGLKGHHRVHSDVEQDDLEI; encoded by the exons ATGGCGTACCAGTATTCGTCTTTAGCTCGCAGCCTTCCTCAATATCTTCCACCGGGCTGTAAGTTTCTGAGCTGTCACGACGCGCAAAATGTACTTCGAAGCTGTTCAACGTTTCGCCTTCCAAATGGCACGATGGTAGCTCCATTGGGCGGGGAGCTTTATCAAGTCGTGGAAGTTCCAGCAAACTGCGACGAGCGATGTTCATTGCATCAG TCTCGAGGTACGACGCCTCCTTCTATGGCTCTGTTGACAGACAACGCTGTCTTGCTAAGGAACGAATGGCTCCGCTTTCGACAGCTGTCAGAACACGATGAGACTTCCTGCTTTTCCGACGGAGCTTCTAGGCTCCCAGTTTTTCTTCGAG ATGCCCACCGCTGCAACTGCCACCTCTGCGTGAAGACCATGTATCCCAATCGCCTTTACGAGAACCAGCTGATGCACATGAAACCGCATGACATGTACTGCAGGCTCGGACAGGAACGATTTTCTCCTTTGCTCCACAAACACAAGGCCGAGTCCGTTGACAGTCCAGCCTCGGTTCAGTTTGCTGTTTCACTTCCGCCTTCATCAGCCTCGCTGACGTCATCACAGGACGAACAGAggagacaaaaacaaaagcgaTTTCAGTGTATGCATTGCGAAAAATCCTTCGGAAAATCATCGCATCTTCGGGATCACATCCGAACGCACACAGGGGATCGGCCATTTCGTTGCCAATTTTGCAACAAAGCGTTCACCCAGTATTCAAACTTGAGAACACACACTCGCATTCACACGGGCGAAAAGCCTTTTAAATGCCACCATTGTAACAAAAGCTTCACGCAAGCTGTCACGCTCCGCAGTCACACACGAACGCACACGGGTGATCGACCGTACCATTGCAAACGGTGCAGCAAGTCCTTTGCGTGCTTTTCCGGTTTAAAGGGGCACCATAGGGTCCACTCAGACGTGGAACAAGATGACCTGGAGATTTGA
- the LOC138038526 gene encoding zinc finger protein 596-like isoform X1, translating into MQRLSVFFQCNENFECMAYQYSSLARSLPQYLPPGCKFLSCHDAQNVLRSCSTFRLPNGTMVAPLGGELYQVVEVPANCDERCSLHQSRGTTPPSMALLTDNAVLLRNEWLRFRQLSEHDETSCFSDGASRLPVFLRDAHRCNCHLCVKTMYPNRLYENQLMHMKPHDMYCRLGQERFSPLLHKHKAESVDSPASVQFAVSLPPSSASLTSSQDEQRRQKQKRFQCMHCEKSFGKSSHLRDHIRTHTGDRPFRCQFCNKAFTQYSNLRTHTRIHTGEKPFKCHHCNKSFTQAVTLRSHTRTHTGDRPYHCKRCSKSFACFSGLKGHHRVHSDVEQDDLEI; encoded by the exons TGTAACGAGAACTTTGAATGCATGGCGTACCAGTATTCGTCTTTAGCTCGCAGCCTTCCTCAATATCTTCCACCGGGCTGTAAGTTTCTGAGCTGTCACGACGCGCAAAATGTACTTCGAAGCTGTTCAACGTTTCGCCTTCCAAATGGCACGATGGTAGCTCCATTGGGCGGGGAGCTTTATCAAGTCGTGGAAGTTCCAGCAAACTGCGACGAGCGATGTTCATTGCATCAG TCTCGAGGTACGACGCCTCCTTCTATGGCTCTGTTGACAGACAACGCTGTCTTGCTAAGGAACGAATGGCTCCGCTTTCGACAGCTGTCAGAACACGATGAGACTTCCTGCTTTTCCGACGGAGCTTCTAGGCTCCCAGTTTTTCTTCGAG ATGCCCACCGCTGCAACTGCCACCTCTGCGTGAAGACCATGTATCCCAATCGCCTTTACGAGAACCAGCTGATGCACATGAAACCGCATGACATGTACTGCAGGCTCGGACAGGAACGATTTTCTCCTTTGCTCCACAAACACAAGGCCGAGTCCGTTGACAGTCCAGCCTCGGTTCAGTTTGCTGTTTCACTTCCGCCTTCATCAGCCTCGCTGACGTCATCACAGGACGAACAGAggagacaaaaacaaaagcgaTTTCAGTGTATGCATTGCGAAAAATCCTTCGGAAAATCATCGCATCTTCGGGATCACATCCGAACGCACACAGGGGATCGGCCATTTCGTTGCCAATTTTGCAACAAAGCGTTCACCCAGTATTCAAACTTGAGAACACACACTCGCATTCACACGGGCGAAAAGCCTTTTAAATGCCACCATTGTAACAAAAGCTTCACGCAAGCTGTCACGCTCCGCAGTCACACACGAACGCACACGGGTGATCGACCGTACCATTGCAAACGGTGCAGCAAGTCCTTTGCGTGCTTTTCCGGTTTAAAGGGGCACCATAGGGTCCACTCAGACGTGGAACAAGATGACCTGGAGATTTGA